The DNA sequence actagcTCAttaagctggttaagagaatgccaagagtgtgcaaagctgtcatcaaggcaacaggtggctactttgaagaatctcaaatataaaatgtattttgtaacacttttttgcttactacatgattccatatttgttacttcatagtgttgatgtcttcacttttctGCCctcccaagcaaaaaggcagtaactgctcatttggtcAAAAATGAGTTCATGTAATTTTTGTTAGATTAAATGcatgcttaatcatgtggacaagtatcctgcctctattgtattgtgtttttgAGAAAATGGGGGTCGTATAAGCAGTAACTGCAAaaagttactgtgaaaccaaggtaaatggTAGTAACTGAACTTAATGCCTTTTAGTTTGGTTTCAACCTGCCCTTGGCTGCAGTTACTGCGTTTTACCTTTGTATCATATCATTTTATTCTGATAGTGATGCAATCGAACCTGTATGACACTGACtgacacctacacacatacattgCTAATCTAGGGATACAACACCATGGAACAGCATTCCCGGGGGTTAAATGATGGTTGAACTTGCTCTGAAACGTTGACATCCAGACACAGGTAAGAACTAGCCAGCTATGTAGATCTGACATCAAAATGAAttcgctagctagcaagctaagctAGCTAGCGAGCATAGACTAACAATGCTACCTGCTCTCATAAGAGATCTACAATTGATACTAACATCAATCTATTAACCATATAATGAATTATATTCTGAAATTTCATCTGATGGTTTCTTTGAATCAGTACACCATACACACGATTTCTAGCCAGTGACAGCCACCTAGCTAAAACTGACGTGCCCCTACCAAAACGTCAAAACCTacctagctagcattagcatgAAGCAATAGATTTGTGCTACATGTTCCCATAAGAGACGATCAGCAGTTTATACTAGCTTTAATCTATTTTACCTAGAATTAATATAATACCTATAGTTGTATTCTGACATTCAATGGGTTATTTGAATCCATAACGTTACACCACACACGATCTCTAGCCAGCTCACGGTCAGTTGGACGTGCACCCCATACTGAACTGTCAAAAGCCACCCACACTCGTTTTCCGGATGAGCGCACACACAGCATTGCTAGCTCATTAATAATATATCTACTCACATGTTCAGGGTTTCTGGTTTTCTTTTATATTCCAGTATTGCGTGACTGTCCTGGTCAGGAAAGTTAAAATCTCAAATTGTATCCATCACCATTGTTGGTGGCATATGTAATTAGTACAACAAGCTTTGACATACCAAACATGTGCTTAATGTGTCTGCTTCAGTGCCATCATTACATGAATGCGGAAAAAACTGTTTTGCATGACTTTCACCAATCCCCGTGGTCTAGATGATTAGTATCTATGCGGATCAAAATTGCCATGTGAGGGTGTATTAGGACAGTACAACCACGTTAACACTAGGTCTTATTCCTGTCAATGTCCATCCAAGcactttttttgtatttgtaaGGAAAAATTAAAATGTAAGAGCCTTTTTGGGAGGAGGTATGAAATTAATAGATGAACTGAGTTATGACAGTGAAAATGATTATGATAATGTTTGCACAAGATAAAATCAACATTGATTATATTCTATATTATAGAATAACTGAAAAGGATTATGATCatttgtttgaaaatgtcagtattAATTATTATCATCCATGACAGAATAGAATCAATAGGATGCAGGTCCCTGATTATTTGCTCTGTTTATTtcagttgagtttgagggccaCATTCCAACAAAGATTCCTGATCTACCCCCTTTAACTGAAGTCACAGTGTCAACACTATTTGAAGAAATAGAGAACCAGTGGGTGGTCTCTGACAGGTAATCATTTAATGTAATTCAAACAATTTCAGTGCTGCATTTCACATTTATTCCTATAACAAGACATAGGCTATTTGTCAAACAGTATGTAATGTGACAGATGCAGAACCTACATCTCTATGTAAATGCAACTGGTATCTTAGTGGAAGACACACAAGATTTTAAAAAtcatcagcatatcgattgcgcaaccaggggtggaaaaccTTGGCAAACTGCCTTTTGCCTGGATTCTAAAACAAGAACTGAGGTCTGAGTGTAGACTTTAATGGACtcaataccctgcatgtgtattttgAAGATGAACGATTAAAACATTTAACCAAAACCGTATTGAGCGTTCACGTGAACTAACTTtagcgaaccactgctttttcacaatttccagagctctagagcTGGCAATTCAAACAATctgagacaaagtagaatctctcAACAGCTCAGACAGGAGGCAAGGTAGAATCACGGACTCAAATATAAAAGACCATTTTGTTTAAGGCACTAaattttttgcttactacatgattccatgtgttatttcatagttttgatgtcttcactattattctacaatgtagaaaaaagtaaaatgGAAGAAcaaacattgaatgagtaggtgtgtccaaacatttgactgctACCGTATATATAGTTTTACAATGTTTGCAAACTATGTTTGCAAATGTGACATATATTAatgtcaaaataacatgcaaaatggGAAAACCAgttttttgcaaaaaaatgtggggctgggccccacctgccctgaatgtcGAGTCACCACTGAATATGATAGAGGAatatgacgagacggcctacaggggaggagggagggccctcggagtgtggtgtcaggaaaataacctcacactcaacgtcaacaaaactaaggagatgattgtggacttcaggaaacagcagagggaacaccccctatccacagtGCCACGAGAGGAATGTGTGATGCTCTTGAGTCTGATTGGTTAGATCATCTGGAAAGACATGgataagaaacatttcaaacaagtTTTTATTCAATGGGACCTGTTGGCAGGTCTAAAACTACTGTTCTATAGTCAGCTGATATTGATTTCCTTAATTAATAATATATTGAACTACAATGCAAGAATTCAGGGACACCTACTCTTCAATCAAATGTTTCAGGCCTAGATAATTACACATCCAGCACATCTTATTTCTCTACCAGCATGCGAACCGTGAAAATCCCTCGACTGCAACAGCTCTAGTTGATTTAACTGATCAATGGCTCAGGTCACTTGACCAAAATAAACTTATGGTTGAGCTGCTTCTTGATTTTAGTGCAGCATTTGACCTTGTTGACCATATGGCTAATAGCTGAGGCCATTGAGGAGAGATGTTTTCTTGAAACCTCATTTCTTTGTTGGAACTTTGTTACTGAGGTGTCATAGTCTCCAGAAGACCTGTTTTACTGTAGTAAGGTAGCCTATATATTTTATTAATGATGAAGAGTATGATGAGAAACACATTAGTGGTAGACTGAGATTAAACAAATAACCTAAAGGAAACCTGGATGACTTGTGAAATCTAAAACATATCGACTTGGAATTAGGCAAAACACCTGTATTATGAATGGTCAACCATTTGATAAGAGGtagaacattttattttaataagACATTTGGTTACATGAATTCAATGCAAATATTACATATGACTGTGCTCAACAGGTTAAAAAAAAGTGAATTGTTCCAGCATTTGATTACACATGAGAGCTTCTGTGGGTAGTCATAGCAATGGGGCCTTCATTGTGACATCACAAGATTCTGATTCTGGGAGGTTAGCTGTtgcacagacaaacagaacagtGTAAAGAGACTGATTCAACTAACCACTGACAGATTATTCATGTCCTATTTCATTAGCAAGAGAACACGCTGCTTACTTCAGAGGTAGGTTGTAATATAACTTACTGTTTAACTATGTAACTGAAGAATGACTACTTTTTAAATGACTTGTGTACTAACATGACCCTTTAAGTAGGCCTGACATGCAATCATGGTGACAAGTGAAACTATTGACGAGAGACAATTTGCTTGAAACCGTTTTCTCGTGAGAAAATTGTTCATCCTGACAACTGAGATGGCATGTTACAGTTGTTGTAGTCAGCCAGCCTAATGGCAAATGCATTCTATTGATGAAAGAAACCCCCATCTCTGTGTTAATCCCCAACATATATTACAATCAATTATCTCTATAAATATGTAACACAAGGGTAGATTGTGTAAAAAACAAGTAGGCGAACTTGGCTAACTTGTAGTTGCTCATTTAAAAATCTAATTTAAAAATCTGATTTTCTTGATTGAATGGTCATCCATTTCAAATGGTTGAATTGATAAACCTCATTAAATTGAGTTGCACTCAGAGGCACTCAAAGAGAAGACTGGAGAGATTAAAATAGATGAAACTGTACAACAAGTTAGGTCCATGATGGATATAGAGTCACTTTCTTCCCCCAACACCTTTTTGAATGATATTATATAAGTGATTAGTGTGGTTTGAGAGAACCAGGACCAATATGGAGTGAGTGGCGTTACATGAGGGGGTTGAATAAGGCTCAATAGTAAGGTACAGAGAGAGCCTGAAGTTTGATTTTTTAAAGTCTATGATGTGCTTTGTCATCTCCAATGGCAACGCCTTGCATCACAATGAAGATGTCATAAAGGATATTGTGCACATAATGATAGGAACAGCCAAAATCGATTCATTTAGAACTTGGTCGCTTTTCTAGTAGCCAACAATTTACTAGGAATTCAGATAGGCCTATTGCGTAATCATCTCTGGATTGGGATTGTCACTTGCTTAATTGTAAGTAAAGGGGAAGAAATGTGAGCACATCGTAAAGAGATGTATTATTCTTTGGTTAGCAACACGCCACTTACTACAATGTTATGTATTTTCCAGAGTTATTGTTAGCTAGGAGGAAGACATGGACGGTTCAACGCTGACACAGAGGAGGGCTGAGTGTCAGTTGAAGGAAAGGGAGATCCAGACAGACTACATGATGGAGCTAGGAGCCAGGTTGGCTCTGGTGAGACAGATCCagagggagcaggagaaggagataAAGAGGATTTGGTTTGAGACGAGGAAAATGCCAAGCCTGATTGAGGAGGTAACAAGACCAACTTTGACAAAGTCGACTAGAGTTCTGTTGAACAATATTGATTCAATCAAATATATGTCAATATACGGGCAAAATGTGCCATATGCCATTGAATGTAAGCTAACAGTATTTTGTCTGATAACTTTTCTTGTGTTGTATTCTGTTTGTCTCTGAGTATTGTTATGTACACAGTCCTCAGTTCTTATGGTTGCCTAAATAACAAGACCAAGCGATCTCTCGTAGACCTTCAAATCAGGATTATgtagttgtcccacctagctaccttaagttgaatgcactaactgtaaattgTTCTGGacaaaagcgtctgctaaatgtctAAAATATCAATTGTTATGCTGGGTGTAGTGCATGTATTTTTACACTTAGTTGACCCGTTAGCTAGAAGACCCAGGGTTGGTACAGACTGGTGCAGAGCATCTGAGAGGACACTAGATATATACAGTgtcttaggaaagtattcagacacctttacTTCTTCCACCTGTTGTTACTTTACATCCtcattctaaaacggattaaatcaAATTTAAATTCTCAGCAATTTACACACAAAACCGCAAAATTACAAAGTGAGCAAACTGTTTTACATGTTCTTGTTGCTTATGTATTAaacttaaaaacagaaatatcttatttacataagaattgctatgagtctcgaaattgagctcaggtgcatcctgtttccattgatcgtccttgagatgtttctacaacttgattggacatgtggaaaggcacacacctgtctatgtaacgtcccacagttgacagtgcatgtcagagcaaacaccaaaccatgaggtcgaaggaattgtccgtagagttccgagacaggattgtgtcgagaaacagatctagggaagagtaccaaaaaatctctccagcattgaaggtccccaagaacacagtggcctccatcattcttaaataaaaaaaggtttggaaccaccaagactcttcctagagttggccgcatTGCCAAGCTGAGCattcggaggagaagggccttggtcagagaggtgaccaaaaacccgatggtgactctgacagagctcaagagttcctctgtggagataggagaaccttccagaaggacaaccatctctgcagcacatcaccaatcaggcctttatggtagagtggccagatggaagccactcctcagtaaaaggcacatgacagcccgcttgttgttttccaaaaggcacctaaagactctcagaccatgagaaacaagatgctctggtctgatgaaaccaatattgaactctttggcctgattgccaagcgtcacgtctggaggaaatctggcacctacggcacggtggtggcagcatcatgctgtggggatgtttttcagcggcatggactaggagactagtcaggatcgaggcaaagatgaacggagcatagagagatccttgatgaaaatctgctccaatcccgctcaggacctcagactgggggcgaggGGTCACCttacaacagaacaacgaccctaagcacaaagccaagacaacgcaggagtgacttcgggacaagcctctgaatgtccttgcgtggcccagccagagcccagacttgaaccagatcaaacatctctggagagacctgaaaatagctgtgccgcaACTGTCCCCATCTAACCtaaaagagcttgagaggatctgcagaaaagaatagGAGAATCTCCCCAAACACAAGtatgccaagtttgtagcgttaAACCCAAGAAGATtctatgctgtaatcgctgccaaaggtgcttcaacaacgtactgaatacttatgtacatttccatttttatttaattgtaaTGAATTTGGAACAAttctggttttgctttgtcaatatggggtattgtgtgtagattgatgagcgaaaaaaatgatttaatacattttagaagaaggctgtgaggtaacaaaatgtggaaaatgtgaaggggtctgaatactttccgaaggcattgtaTATGTGATGTATAAGTACATAGTGTTCACTCACAAAGAATGTATGTACTGAATGTGATCACTTTCATCATGTCTGTTTCTTTTCTCCTGCAGAATGTGAGAGATGTGACCAACCGTCCACTCACTGAGTTCATGGCTCCCTGTATTGACTCCCTCCCACCACTGGCTTTCACCAATCGGAGGCCTATACCAACCATGTTGCATCCCCCCTCTCCATTGGCCATAAGCACTCAGGATGCACAGCGGTTCATTGTATTTTCCTACTTTGTCCCTGCTGAGTGCCCAGTTGCCACAGAGGCCACTGCAGATGTATCTACTGGTAAAATAGAGGACTTGTCGACAGATACACATCTTTCCTCAATGCTGCATCGATACCTGCCACACTTCTTTAACGATGACTCCATTCCACCACAGCAGACAGTAGAGGGAACCACTGAGGTCTCAGTTGATCCAGTGGTAATATCTAGTATCAAGGAAGAGGACAGATTCTATCCGTTCTCCCTCCCACCACTGGCTCAGCGGCTCATTGGCAATTCATTCATTGTCCCGGAAACATCCCATCTTGCTGTTTCAGCCACGGAGTGCCGAGTTGCCACAGTGGCCACTGCAGGTACAGCAACTGTCAAGAGAGAGAACCGATGGGCAGCTAGAATTCTTCCTTCAGTGCTGCCTCCATGCCTGCCACCAGTCGTTGACATTGACTACAAACTGCCAGGGGCGGCAGTAGAGGGCACCAGCAAGTGTCCAGTTGCCAGTGAAGCAGCAGCTTCCGTATCTACTGTCCTCCAAGAGGAGTTTTTGACTGATAAAAGTCCTCCTGCACCCACAGCACTGCCTCTAAGGCTGCCCTGGACCCACAATATTGACCACAAACAGCCAGAGGAGACCGTTGAGAACACCACAGAGTGCTCAGTTGACATAGAGGCATGTACAGTTGCATCCACTGTCAAGAGAGAGGAACTGATGGGTGATAAAAGCCCTGTCCATGCACTTCCTCCAAGCCTGGCATGCATCCATGACAAGGACCACAAGCAGCCAGATCAGAAAGGGAGGGGCACTACTGTGGAGCTGGATATCTGCCCTCACGCTCAACAGCTGGTCTCAGATGCTAACTTAACTCTGGCAACCCGCAATGATGAGCTGCCTACCCCTCTGATCTGCGTGGTCACTAAGATGCCTGTTAGAGTGGGAGAATCCACATGCAGTTCAGAGGGTGAGGAACCCAGGCCCTGGACCCTGGAAGAGGCAAAGGTAGGTGTCGTATTTCACCCTACTACTTTACAGGGATGGTGGTCAGTTCCATTTTAATTCAATGCgttgaagagaattggaattttagagaacttcctgaattgacaggaattgaccccaaccctgctgctCTTTGCAATAGTATAAAACATCACCCCTCACTAGGGTTAACATGTGCATTACTTTTAGTATGGACCCAGGAAGTAAATTTATAGGTATTGTAAAATCTAATGAGGATACAAAAAAACAAATGACCTTAATTACTGTCCCCCAAATTGTGTTCCCAATGAGGCCGTCATTGTATGTTGATCACTCAATTGTGTATTGAATGTGCCACACTGGAACAATATTACATCTAGAGTCAATGTCTCCCTGTTAGGATTATTGGATAGGAATTGAAATTGAGAGTGAAGAGATGTGTGTCACTGAGGAGGTGAGCCCGAGGGAGGGATTGAAGAGTGAGGCGGATTGTGCCCATTCCAAGTGCTCCAATGGGATGGTTTcatcagagagagcagagaccatccTGGGAAGAGTGGGCTTTCTGCTCATTAACCAAATGCAGAAAATCCCGTTCTTGAAGATGGAGGAAAAAGAGAAAAATAAGAAACTGAATAAGAAGTTGAAAGAtgaagataaagagagaaaggagatgaaagacaaggaggaggaggaaaaaaagagggagaagaaagagatgaaggagagagagaaagagcagaagaAAGTCATGAAGGctgagaagaagagggagaagttagaacagaaaaagagagagaaggaaagaaaagagaaggaaaagGCAGAGAAAAAGAGGTTAGAGGGGCTGATGAAGATACATAATGACATGATGAAAGACAGAATTAAGAAAGAGAAGAAGTGTTATGAGGagctaaaaaagagagagaaagctcaAGCTGCATTcttggagatggagagaaagattcaagaaaaggaggagaagaagagagaaaagatgaggaaagaggagaggaagagactggagaagaagaggaagagggagccaGCTGGAGGTGGAACTGAGACGGTGATAGAAGAGCAGGGAAGGGATGAAAGCTTGAAGATGAATGAGTAGACTGGGTaatagagagtagggagggagggatatggtaTTTTTGCATGCAATGAAAAAACAaagcatttaaaaataaaaatgttaactCTGATTTTTGTTTACTTTTCACAAATCTGGGGAGTGTTTAATGATGAGGAGTTGAGGAAGAACAGGGGGGGAGTTGGAGGGTGGAGAGGAATATGATACAGAGGAATTTGATAGAAGGAAtatgatattttattttatttaactgggcaagtcagttcagaacaaattcttattcacagtaaaggcctaccaaaaggcaaaaggcctcctgcggggatgggggctgggattaaaaataaataaacgtaaaacataggacaaaacacacatcacgacaagtgagacaacacaacactgtaaCCTCTTTCAGCAatggggcactatttttatgtttggaaaaagatcgttcccaaagtaaacggcctatttctcaggcccatacgctagaatatacatataattgacagattaggatagaaaacactctaaagtttccaaaactgtcaaaatattgtctgtgagtataacagaactgatattgcaagcgaaaacctgaggaaattaaaaccaggaagtggcttctattttgaaagctccatgttccatagcctgcctttgctccatttaaagggatatcaaccagattccctttcctatcgcttcctcaaggtgtcaacagtctttagacatagtttcaggctttttttTGTGAAAAAGGAGCGAGCAAGATAACATCGCgtagtggatagctgggtgttcgcatgaattttgcttgcgcaacagagtggggcagccattgactctccctctcctactgaaaaagagacagtgtcagttgatatattatcgattatatactTTAAAATCAACCTGAGGATTtcttataaaaaacgtttgacatgtttctatggacattatggatactatttggaatttgtctgcgttgtcatgaccgctcgagcctgtggatttgtGAACAcaacgcgccaaacaaacagaggtattttggatataaaaatcatctttatggaacaaaaggaacatttattgtgtaactgggagtctcgtgagtgaaaacatccgaagatcatcaaaggtaagcgattaattttattgcttttctaatTTTCGCgaccaagctactttgatgctaggtgtccataatgttttgtctagtgatcgataaacttacacaaacgcttggattgctttcgctgtaaagcatattttcaaaatctgacacgacaggtggattaacaaaaagctaagctgtgttttgctatattgcacttgtgatttcatgaatataaatatttttagtaatattatttgaatgtggcgctctgcaattcagcggttgttgatgaaaaTTATCCCGCTAACGGAACGGGTAGCATCAATTAGTTtttaacaaggtaggccagttgagaacaagttctcacttacaactgcaacctgaccaagataaaacaaatcagtgcgac is a window from the Oncorhynchus tshawytscha isolate Ot180627B linkage group LG14, Otsh_v2.0, whole genome shotgun sequence genome containing:
- the LOC121839243 gene encoding uncharacterized protein LOC121839243; its protein translation is MDGSTLTQRRAECQLKEREIQTDYMMELGARLALVRQIQREQEKEIKRIWFETRKMPSLIEENVRDVTNRPLTEFMAPCIDSLPPLAFTNRRPIPTMLHPPSPLAISTQDAQRFIVFSYFVPAECPVATEATADVSTGKIEDLSTDTHLSSMLHRYLPHFFNDDSIPPQQTVEGTTEVSVDPVVISSIKEEDRFYPFSLPPLAQRLIGNSFIVPETSHLAVSATECRVATVATAGTATVKRENRWAARILPSVLPPCLPPVVDIDYKLPGAAVEGTSKCPVASEAAASVSTVLQEEFLTDKSPPAPTALPLRLPWTHNIDHKQPEETVENTTECSVDIEACTVASTVKREELMGDKSPVHALPPSLACIHDKDHKQPDQKGRGTTVELDICPHAQQLVSDANLTLATRNDELPTPLICVVTKMPVRVGESTCSSEGEEPRPWTLEEAKVGVVFHPTTLQGWWSVPF